A stretch of Aminivibrio pyruvatiphilus DNA encodes these proteins:
- the rplW gene encoding 50S ribosomal protein L23, with amino-acid sequence MNLIAHDIIIRPVITEKSSRLMEMNKYTFEVHPSANKIQIRKAIEEIFKVKVQNVNVLSVHAKPKRMGAFQGKTRSWKKAIVSLAQGERIEFFEGASI; translated from the coding sequence ATGAACCTCATCGCCCACGATATCATCATCCGCCCGGTTATTACCGAGAAGAGCAGCCGTCTCATGGAGATGAACAAGTACACCTTTGAAGTGCATCCTTCCGCGAACAAGATCCAGATCCGGAAGGCCATCGAGGAAATCTTCAAGGTGAAGGTCCAGAATGTGAACGTGCTGTCCGTTCACGCCAAGCCGAAGAGAATGGGTGCTTTCCAGGGAAAGACCCGGTCGTGGAAAAAGGCGATCGTCAGTCTGGCCCAGGGCGAGCGCATCGAGTTCTTCGAAGGCGCAAGCATCTAG